The following coding sequences are from one Arthrobacter sp. 24S4-2 window:
- a CDS encoding nuclear transport factor 2 family protein → MQLDEVVGRFHQTMNDFAKGDPEPAKAIFSHGEDGSLANPWGPPVVGWDRVSKALDSAAARFKDGRVTAVDGLTRHVTSDLAVFLDIEHWQAKLGGGDEISQFDLRVTSVYRPEGNTWALVHRHADPVITPRPPDAVLQ, encoded by the coding sequence ATGCAGCTTGACGAGGTCGTCGGCCGGTTTCATCAAACGATGAATGATTTTGCTAAAGGAGACCCGGAACCCGCCAAGGCCATTTTCTCCCACGGCGAGGACGGGTCCCTTGCGAATCCCTGGGGTCCTCCAGTTGTGGGCTGGGATCGGGTATCTAAGGCCCTCGATTCAGCCGCTGCCCGGTTCAAGGATGGACGTGTCACTGCTGTTGATGGCCTCACCAGGCACGTGACTTCCGACCTCGCCGTCTTCCTCGACATAGAACACTGGCAGGCCAAGCTTGGAGGAGGAGACGAAATATCGCAGTTTGATTTGCGTGTAACGAGCGTTTATCGCCCCGAGGGCAACACGTGGGCGCTGGTGCACCGCCATGCAGACCCGGTC